The following proteins come from a genomic window of Longimicrobium terrae:
- a CDS encoding nucleotide pyrophosphohydrolase translates to MDLRDIQQQVDAYISQFKEGYFPPLVNLARLTEEVGELAREINHAHGLKTKKADEPEGDIALELGDILFVVVVLANQLGIDLSDAAARTLAKYKVRDADRWERVEAPGDPS, encoded by the coding sequence ATGGATCTTCGCGACATCCAGCAGCAGGTAGACGCCTACATCAGCCAGTTCAAGGAAGGCTACTTTCCGCCTCTGGTGAACCTGGCGCGGCTCACGGAAGAGGTGGGCGAACTGGCGCGCGAGATCAACCACGCGCACGGGCTCAAGACCAAGAAGGCGGACGAGCCGGAGGGCGACATCGCGCTGGAACTGGGCGACATCCTGTTCGTGGTCGTCGTCCTGGCCAACCAGCTGGGGATCGACCTGAGCGACGCCGCGGCCCGCACGCTGGCCAAGTACAAGGTGCGCGACGCTGACCGCTGGGAGCGCGTGGAGGCGCCCGGCGACCCCTCCTGA
- a CDS encoding BTAD domain-containing putative transcriptional regulator, with translation MPPTFRLDLLGDPAFSGPGGPVRGRAAHKRRVALLAVLAVARGRPVGRERLIGLLWPELTTDAARHNLSESLYVLRKELGEGSVSAASAGDVALNPEVVATDVAEFQDRLDAGDAEGAAALYRGPLLDGFYVSEAPEFERWVDGERDRLARAFAAALEGLAQAAEAEGSAIRAVDWWRRLAAHDPFSSRTALRLVRALDAAGERPSALRAAEAHAALLREELGVEPDPDLLALVARLRADPPRAAAPLPALERDPAPEPAAVEPTRITPPPSLAQGETALPIPGPAERNAPPSAPLGPPRGETGPKTENAARTNADGAIHHPPLLPAVVSADIPALAPVAAPVPLTAPALVAAPPPSQPARRAGMARRRDSLPVAAAGGVLLGLLLSFLAGWDVQRPPEPESRYDPRRIAVLYFEDLSPGGELRYLAAGLTERLIHELGQVPVLDVVSRGGVRAYRGRSVRPDSIAAQLRAGSVVEGTLQRSGDSVWVTVALVDANTQRQLQSRVVGRPMGDVVALERAVAAEVSAALRIRLGREVRLHAAARETESAEAREAVLMAEQLRRDAREMAGGGDTLDGTSAARLLQRADSLLERAHAADRGWDAPILLRGWVDVDRATLARGAARQARLRSAATRGAGVLAGENAPAGALELRGTALYRLALDERDTVGQRVRLDSAEQDLRAGVAAEPARASAWSTLSQLLRIRGRLAESDVAARRALAEDAYLEDAADIRHRLFFSALWRADYAGAREECETGRAQFADDWRFTECRLTLLRNDRSRRADPAAAWRLVAELDRLDPPARARAQGRFYGPVYRRMVAAAVSARAGDTDSARAVAARARREAGADPGLGFSLDYDEAWVRLALGDTAGARALTARMGAARPDLRAYLERDPLIRELGAP, from the coding sequence ATGCCCCCGACATTTCGTCTGGATCTGCTCGGAGATCCCGCGTTTTCCGGCCCGGGCGGGCCCGTGCGCGGGCGCGCCGCGCACAAGCGAAGGGTGGCGCTGCTGGCCGTGCTGGCGGTGGCGCGGGGGCGCCCCGTGGGGCGCGAGCGGCTGATCGGCCTGCTGTGGCCGGAACTCACCACCGACGCCGCCCGGCACAATCTGTCCGAGTCGCTGTACGTGCTGCGAAAGGAGCTGGGAGAGGGGAGCGTGTCCGCCGCCTCCGCGGGAGACGTAGCGCTCAACCCCGAGGTTGTGGCCACGGACGTGGCCGAATTCCAGGACCGGCTGGACGCCGGAGACGCCGAGGGTGCGGCGGCACTCTACCGCGGCCCGCTGCTGGACGGCTTCTACGTGTCCGAGGCGCCGGAATTCGAGCGGTGGGTGGATGGCGAGCGCGATCGCCTGGCGCGCGCCTTTGCCGCGGCGCTCGAGGGGCTGGCGCAGGCGGCGGAGGCCGAGGGAAGCGCCATTCGCGCGGTGGACTGGTGGCGGCGTTTGGCGGCGCACGACCCGTTCAGTTCGCGCACGGCGCTGCGGCTGGTCCGCGCGCTGGACGCCGCGGGGGAGCGCCCCTCCGCCCTGCGCGCCGCGGAGGCGCACGCCGCGCTGCTGCGCGAGGAACTGGGGGTGGAGCCGGACCCGGACCTGCTGGCGCTGGTCGCGCGCCTGCGCGCCGATCCCCCGCGCGCCGCCGCGCCCCTTCCCGCCCTGGAGCGGGACCCGGCCCCGGAACCCGCGGCCGTCGAGCCGACGCGGATCACGCCGCCGCCTTCCCTCGCGCAGGGGGAGACCGCGCTCCCCATCCCCGGTCCGGCGGAGCGGAACGCCCCTCCCTCCGCTCCCCTCGGGCCGCCTCGCGGTGAAACCGGCCCAAAGACGGAAAACGCCGCCCGCACGAATGCGGACGGCGCGATCCATCATCCTCCTCTGCTTCCCGCCGTCGTTTCCGCCGACATCCCCGCGCTGGCCCCCGTCGCGGCGCCGGTCCCCCTCACGGCACCGGCCCTCGTCGCGGCACCGCCGCCATCCCAGCCCGCACGGCGGGCCGGGATGGCCCGGCGCCGGGACAGCCTTCCCGTCGCGGCGGCGGGCGGGGTGCTGCTCGGCCTTCTGCTCTCGTTCCTGGCCGGCTGGGACGTGCAGCGCCCGCCGGAGCCCGAATCGCGCTACGACCCGCGGCGGATCGCCGTCCTGTACTTTGAGGACCTGAGCCCCGGCGGCGAACTGCGCTACCTGGCCGCGGGCCTGACGGAGAGGCTGATCCACGAACTCGGACAGGTGCCGGTGCTGGACGTGGTCTCGCGCGGCGGGGTGCGCGCGTACCGCGGGCGTTCCGTGCGCCCGGACAGCATCGCCGCCCAGCTGCGCGCGGGAAGCGTGGTGGAGGGAACGCTGCAGCGCTCCGGCGACAGCGTGTGGGTCACCGTGGCGCTGGTGGACGCCAACACGCAGCGGCAGCTGCAGAGCCGGGTGGTCGGTCGGCCCATGGGCGATGTGGTGGCGCTGGAGCGCGCCGTGGCGGCGGAAGTGTCCGCGGCACTGCGCATCCGGCTGGGGCGGGAGGTGCGCCTGCACGCGGCCGCGCGCGAAACGGAGAGCGCCGAGGCACGGGAGGCGGTGCTGATGGCGGAGCAGCTTCGCCGCGACGCACGGGAGATGGCGGGCGGGGGCGACACGCTGGACGGAACCTCGGCCGCGCGCCTGCTGCAGCGGGCGGATTCACTGCTGGAGCGCGCCCACGCCGCCGATCGGGGGTGGGATGCACCCATCCTTCTGCGGGGATGGGTGGACGTGGACCGCGCCACCCTGGCGCGCGGCGCGGCCCGGCAGGCGCGGCTCCGCTCCGCGGCCACGCGCGGCGCTGGCGTACTGGCGGGGGAAAACGCCCCGGCCGGGGCGCTGGAACTGCGCGGCACGGCGCTCTACCGGCTGGCGCTGGACGAGCGCGACACCGTGGGGCAGCGGGTGCGGCTGGACTCGGCGGAGCAGGACCTGCGCGCCGGCGTGGCCGCGGAGCCGGCGCGGGCCAGCGCGTGGAGCACGCTCAGCCAGCTGCTCCGCATCCGCGGACGCCTGGCGGAAAGCGACGTCGCCGCCCGCCGCGCCCTGGCGGAGGACGCCTACCTGGAAGACGCGGCCGACATCCGCCACCGTCTGTTCTTCAGCGCCCTGTGGCGGGCGGACTACGCCGGGGCGCGGGAGGAATGCGAAACCGGCCGCGCGCAGTTCGCGGACGACTGGCGCTTTACGGAGTGCCGGCTGACGCTGCTGCGCAACGACCGATCCCGGCGCGCGGACCCCGCCGCGGCGTGGCGCCTGGTGGCGGAGCTGGACAGGCTGGATCCGCCGGCGCGTGCCCGGGCGCAGGGCCGCTTCTACGGCCCCGTCTACCGGCGGATGGTGGCGGCCGCGGTGAGCGCGCGGGCGGGAGACACCGACAGCGCCCGGGCTGTGGCGGCCCGGGCGCGAAGGGAAGCGGGCGCGGACCCCGGCCTGGGGTTCTCGCTGGACTACGACGAGGCCTGGGTGCGCCTGGCGCTGGGTGACACCGCCGGCGCCCGCGCACTGACCGCCCGGATGGGGGCCGCGCGCCCGGATCTGCGCGCCTACCTGGAGCGCGACCCGCTCATCCGGGAGCTCGGCGCGCCCTAG
- a CDS encoding sigma-54-dependent transcriptional regulator, producing MNPTVFIIDDDPDQVALVTAQLERGRQFITKGFTRADRALEELRADPPDAIVCDLVMPELDGISFVRRVRELNRTVPVIIATARGTEGDAERALEAGATDFVTKPIEPRGLETRIRRALEQAPKEALLQNFTQAKFDPHAIIGKHPLMQQVRAFITSVGSVPQVSALLLGESGTGKNLVARGIHTASRAAGYRFVEVNCAALPASLLEAELFGYEKGAFTDARQAKKGLVEVADGGTLFLDEIGTMAPELQAKLLSFLESRSFRRLGSTREQSVTLRVVAATNVDLAGEVARGTFREDLYYRLNVASQVLPPLRAIRSDIPEIARHFVKRAAEYFAKPLPVIEADGEERLQRYEWPGNARELRNVVERSMIFSQGPSLRIVDLAPAVMPGVSAGADMLTLPRGLTLDEVESRYIEATLKQLDGNVQAAAEQLGVSRKVLWQRRKQHGLLTGRE from the coding sequence ATGAATCCCACCGTCTTCATCATCGACGACGACCCGGACCAGGTGGCGCTGGTGACCGCGCAGCTGGAGCGCGGGCGCCAGTTCATCACCAAGGGCTTTACGCGGGCGGACCGCGCGCTGGAGGAGCTGCGCGCCGACCCGCCGGACGCCATCGTCTGCGACCTGGTGATGCCGGAACTGGACGGCATCAGCTTCGTGCGCCGCGTGCGCGAGCTGAACCGAACCGTTCCCGTCATCATCGCCACGGCGCGCGGGACGGAAGGGGACGCGGAGCGGGCGCTGGAGGCGGGCGCCACGGACTTCGTCACCAAGCCCATCGAGCCGCGCGGTCTGGAAACGCGCATCCGGCGGGCGCTGGAGCAGGCGCCCAAGGAGGCGCTGCTCCAGAACTTCACCCAGGCCAAGTTCGATCCCCACGCCATCATCGGAAAGCACCCGCTGATGCAGCAGGTGCGCGCCTTCATCACCAGCGTGGGCTCGGTGCCGCAGGTGTCGGCGCTGCTGCTGGGCGAGTCCGGAACGGGCAAGAACCTGGTGGCGCGCGGCATTCACACGGCCAGCCGCGCCGCGGGGTACCGCTTCGTGGAGGTGAACTGCGCCGCGCTCCCCGCCAGCCTGCTGGAAGCGGAGCTGTTCGGCTACGAGAAGGGCGCGTTCACCGACGCCCGGCAGGCCAAGAAGGGGCTGGTGGAGGTGGCGGACGGCGGAACGCTGTTTCTGGATGAGATCGGCACCATGGCGCCGGAGCTTCAGGCCAAGCTGCTCAGCTTTCTGGAGTCGCGCTCGTTCCGCCGCCTGGGGAGCACCCGCGAGCAGTCCGTCACCCTGCGCGTCGTGGCGGCGACCAACGTGGACCTGGCGGGCGAGGTGGCGCGCGGGACGTTTCGCGAGGACCTGTACTACCGGCTGAACGTGGCGTCGCAGGTGCTGCCCCCCCTGCGCGCCATCCGCAGCGACATTCCCGAGATCGCCCGCCACTTCGTGAAGCGCGCGGCGGAGTACTTCGCCAAGCCGCTGCCGGTGATCGAGGCGGACGGCGAGGAGCGGCTGCAGCGCTACGAGTGGCCCGGCAACGCCCGCGAGCTGCGCAACGTGGTGGAGCGGTCGATGATCTTTTCGCAGGGTCCCTCGCTGCGAATCGTGGATCTGGCCCCCGCGGTGATGCCCGGCGTGTCGGCCGGGGCGGACATGCTCACCCTCCCCCGCGGGCTCACGCTGGACGAGGTGGAGTCGCGCTACATCGAGGCGACGCTCAAGCAGCTGGACGGCAACGTGCAGGCGGCCGCCGAGCAGCTGGGCGTGTCGCGCAAGGTGCTGTGGCAGCGGCGCAAGCAGCACGGCCTGCTGACGGGGCGCGAATAG
- a CDS encoding tyrosine-type recombinase/integrase — protein MSPAGAPSPSAEASRGGELDEFLRYVAHERQLSPQTVRAYTDDLREFQEFLDRYYGAPEWTWGGVDRLAIRSWMGDCATRRGLSRTSIARKLSSVRSFYRFLHVEGRVEANPARAVRSPKKQRVLPGFLTREQMDSVFQTALLRAEAGGFHGLRNLAIVELFYSAGLRLSELQGLNVGDADLISEQIRVMGKGRKERIVPVGRMALRAVRGYYDARERMIATATRPDARAVFVGQTGRRLSVRQIQNIVGEFLRGVAGESGLSTHSLRHSFATHLLDAGADLMAVKELLGHASLSTTQIYTHTSKERLKAVYRLAHPRA, from the coding sequence GTGAGCCCCGCGGGCGCGCCGTCCCCCAGCGCCGAGGCGTCGCGCGGGGGCGAGCTGGACGAGTTTCTGCGCTACGTGGCGCACGAACGGCAGCTCAGCCCGCAGACGGTGCGCGCGTACACGGACGACCTGCGCGAATTTCAGGAGTTTCTGGACCGCTACTACGGCGCGCCGGAGTGGACGTGGGGCGGGGTGGACCGTCTGGCCATCCGTTCGTGGATGGGCGACTGCGCCACCCGCCGCGGCCTGTCGCGCACGAGCATCGCGCGCAAGCTGTCGTCCGTCCGCTCGTTCTACCGCTTTCTGCACGTGGAGGGGCGTGTGGAGGCCAACCCCGCGCGCGCCGTACGTTCGCCCAAGAAGCAGCGCGTGCTCCCGGGCTTTCTGACGCGCGAGCAGATGGACAGCGTGTTTCAGACGGCGCTGCTGCGCGCGGAGGCGGGCGGGTTTCACGGCCTGCGCAACCTGGCCATCGTGGAACTGTTCTATTCCGCGGGGCTGCGCCTGTCGGAGCTGCAGGGGCTGAACGTGGGCGACGCGGACCTGATTTCCGAGCAAATCCGGGTGATGGGCAAGGGGCGCAAGGAGCGGATCGTTCCCGTGGGGCGGATGGCGCTGCGGGCGGTGCGCGGATACTACGATGCGCGCGAGCGGATGATCGCCACGGCCACGCGGCCGGATGCGCGCGCGGTGTTCGTGGGGCAGACGGGGCGGCGGCTTTCCGTGCGGCAGATTCAGAACATCGTGGGCGAGTTTCTGCGCGGCGTGGCGGGGGAAAGCGGATTGAGCACGCACTCGCTGCGGCACAGCTTCGCCACGCACCTGCTGGACGCCGGCGCGGACCTGATGGCCGTCAAGGAGCTTCTCGGCCACGCCAGCCTGAGCACCACGCAGATCTACACGCACACCAGCAAGGAGCGGCTCAAGGCCGTATACCGGCTGGCGCATCCGCGAGCGTGA
- the purE gene encoding 5-(carboxyamino)imidazole ribonucleotide mutase, translating to MGSRSDRDTMQEAARILEELGIAYEMQVVSAHRTPDLMFRYAEQAEERGIEVIIAGAGGAAHLPGMTAAKTTLPVIGVPVLSSTLNGIDSLLSIVQMPRGVPVATVAIGKAGAANAGLLAARILGSRDPELRAKLKAFAARMAEDALRTEGESQG from the coding sequence ATGGGCAGCCGCTCGGACCGCGACACCATGCAGGAAGCCGCGCGCATCCTTGAGGAACTCGGCATCGCGTACGAGATGCAGGTCGTTTCCGCCCACCGCACGCCCGACCTCATGTTCCGCTACGCCGAACAGGCGGAGGAGCGCGGCATCGAAGTCATCATCGCCGGCGCGGGGGGCGCGGCGCACCTGCCGGGAATGACGGCCGCCAAGACCACGCTTCCCGTCATCGGCGTTCCCGTCCTGTCGTCCACGCTCAACGGCATCGACTCGCTTCTTTCCATCGTGCAGATGCCGCGCGGCGTTCCCGTGGCCACGGTGGCGATCGGCAAGGCGGGGGCGGCCAACGCGGGCCTGCTCGCCGCGCGCATCCTGGGGAGCCGCGATCCGGAACTGCGGGCGAAGCTCAAGGCGTTTGCCGCGCGGATGGCGGAAGACGCGCTGCGCACCGAAGGGGAGAGCCAGGGATGA
- a CDS encoding 5-(carboxyamino)imidazole ribonucleotide synthase → MTGRDATAPFLPGATIGMVGGGQLGRMFALEARRMGYRLIVLDPGEDTPAAQFCDGHIRAPFEDLNACLELARRSDLVTLEWENADVATLREMERIVPVRPGPAVLEVAQHRVREKDAARSLGVLTAEYRAVSTRAELDEALREVGAPAILKTARMGYDGKGQATLRDASDADAAWAALSAQGDEFILEARVPFRMEVSVICARSASGETACFPVAENEHRNGILHLTRCPARVPPAVAEQAIAVARTLAEGLGVIGLLAVEMFVDADGRILMNEIAPRPHNSGHHTLEACGVSQFEQQLRAVCGLPLGSPALLRPAAMVNLMGEDAGTGLGRPGAADALAVPETALHLYGKASARPGRKMGHLTSLGDDADAAAERALRAWTAMSDPR, encoded by the coding sequence ATGACCGGACGAGACGCCACGGCCCCTTTTCTTCCCGGCGCCACCATCGGCATGGTGGGCGGCGGGCAGCTGGGCCGCATGTTCGCGCTGGAGGCGCGGCGGATGGGCTACCGCTTGATCGTGCTGGATCCGGGAGAGGACACGCCCGCCGCGCAGTTCTGCGACGGCCACATCCGCGCGCCGTTCGAGGACCTGAACGCCTGCCTGGAGCTGGCCCGCCGCTCGGACCTGGTCACGCTGGAGTGGGAGAACGCGGACGTGGCCACGCTGCGCGAGATGGAGCGCATCGTTCCCGTGCGCCCCGGGCCGGCCGTGCTGGAGGTGGCGCAGCACCGCGTGCGCGAAAAGGACGCGGCGCGGAGCCTGGGCGTCCTCACCGCGGAGTACCGCGCCGTGAGCACGCGGGCGGAGCTGGACGAGGCGCTGCGCGAGGTGGGCGCGCCGGCGATCCTCAAGACCGCGCGCATGGGCTACGACGGTAAGGGGCAGGCGACCCTTCGCGACGCGTCGGACGCGGACGCGGCGTGGGCGGCGTTAAGCGCGCAGGGAGACGAGTTCATCCTGGAAGCGCGCGTCCCCTTCCGCATGGAAGTGTCCGTCATCTGCGCGCGGTCGGCCAGCGGAGAGACGGCGTGCTTTCCCGTGGCGGAAAACGAGCACCGCAACGGCATCCTGCACCTGACGCGCTGCCCGGCGCGCGTCCCCCCAGCCGTCGCGGAGCAGGCGATCGCCGTCGCGCGCACGCTGGCGGAGGGGCTGGGCGTCATCGGCCTGCTGGCGGTGGAGATGTTCGTGGACGCGGACGGGCGCATTCTGATGAACGAGATCGCCCCGCGGCCGCACAACTCCGGGCACCACACGCTGGAAGCCTGCGGCGTGTCTCAGTTTGAGCAGCAGCTGCGCGCGGTGTGCGGGCTGCCGCTGGGCTCCCCCGCCCTGCTGCGCCCCGCCGCCATGGTGAACCTGATGGGCGAGGACGCGGGCACCGGGCTGGGCCGTCCCGGCGCGGCGGACGCGCTGGCGGTGCCGGAGACGGCGCTGCACCTGTACGGCAAGGCGTCCGCGCGCCCCGGCCGCAAGATGGGACACCTGACCTCTCTGGGTGACGACGCCGATGCCGCCGCCGAGCGTGCATTGCGGGCGTGGACGGCGATGTCGGACCCGCGGTGA
- the hslV gene encoding ATP-dependent protease subunit HslV, which produces MSIPTFHATTILAVRRDGKVALGGDGQVTMGDVVAKSTATKVRKLRDGKVLAGFAGSVADAFTLFEKFEEKLERYPGNLSRAAVELAKDWRSDRYLRRLEALLAVADSENLYMLSGNGDVIAPDDDIVAIGSGGSYALAAARALKEHSDLPANEIVRKALGIAGEICIYTNQNITVLELD; this is translated from the coding sequence ATGAGCATTCCCACGTTCCACGCCACGACCATCCTCGCCGTGCGCCGCGACGGCAAGGTGGCGCTGGGCGGCGACGGCCAGGTCACCATGGGCGACGTGGTGGCCAAGTCCACGGCCACCAAGGTGCGCAAGCTGCGCGATGGCAAGGTGCTGGCGGGTTTCGCCGGCTCCGTGGCCGACGCCTTTACGCTGTTTGAGAAGTTTGAAGAAAAGCTGGAGCGCTACCCCGGCAACCTGTCGCGCGCGGCCGTAGAGCTCGCCAAGGACTGGCGTAGCGACCGCTACCTGCGCCGTCTGGAAGCGCTCCTCGCCGTAGCCGATTCCGAGAACCTGTACATGCTCAGCGGCAACGGCGACGTCATCGCCCCCGACGACGACATCGTCGCCATCGGCAGCGGCGGCAGCTACGCACTGGCCGCCGCCCGCGCGCTCAAGGAGCACTCGGACCTGCCCGCCAACGAGATCGTGCGCAAGGCGCTGGGCATCGCGGGCGAGATCTGCATCTACACCAACCAGAACATCACCGTGCTGGAGCTGGACTGA
- the hslU gene encoding ATP-dependent protease ATPase subunit HslU encodes MTPRQIVAELDKYIVGQQAAKKAVAIALRNRWRRQRVAEELREEIVPNNIIMIGPTGVGKTEIARRLARLAGAPFVKVEASKFTEVGYVGRDVESMIRDLVDVGVNMVRTEREDEVQEEAEKRVEDRLLDLLIPPAETPAAASGDADKKERVWFASPSGQAEPVEDAASRERRERTREKFRQLLRENKLEERQVEVEVSQSMPIENMMVPMGGGMDGGGGMDGNFMDMLQEWLPKKTKRRRVTVAEARRILLQDELDKLVNMDEVINEALDRVEDTGIIFLDEVDKIAGERSAAGGPDVSREGVQRDLLPVVEGSTVQTKYGMVRTDHMLFIAAGAFHVSKPSDMIPELQGRFPIRVELTSLTEDDFVRILKEPKHALVSQYRALAAADGAELVFTDDGVREVARTAAQLNERMENIGARRLHTVLTTLLEDVMFELPDMAEKTITVDADRVRDRLKGIVEDEDLRKFIL; translated from the coding sequence ATGACTCCGCGGCAGATCGTCGCCGAGCTCGACAAGTACATCGTGGGGCAGCAGGCCGCCAAGAAGGCCGTCGCCATCGCGCTCCGCAACCGCTGGCGCCGCCAGCGCGTGGCAGAGGAGCTGCGCGAGGAGATCGTCCCCAACAACATCATCATGATCGGCCCCACGGGCGTGGGAAAGACGGAAATCGCCCGCCGCCTGGCCCGCCTGGCCGGCGCGCCCTTCGTCAAGGTGGAAGCATCCAAGTTCACGGAAGTCGGCTACGTGGGCCGCGACGTGGAATCCATGATCCGCGACCTGGTTGACGTCGGTGTGAACATGGTGCGCACCGAGCGCGAGGACGAGGTGCAGGAAGAGGCGGAGAAGCGGGTGGAGGACCGCCTGCTGGACCTGCTCATCCCCCCCGCCGAGACGCCGGCGGCCGCGTCCGGCGACGCGGACAAGAAGGAGCGCGTGTGGTTCGCCTCGCCCAGCGGCCAGGCCGAGCCGGTGGAAGACGCCGCCAGCCGCGAACGCCGCGAGCGCACCCGCGAGAAGTTTCGCCAGCTGCTGCGCGAGAACAAGCTGGAGGAGCGGCAGGTGGAGGTGGAGGTCAGCCAGAGCATGCCCATCGAGAACATGATGGTTCCCATGGGCGGCGGAATGGACGGCGGCGGCGGAATGGACGGCAACTTCATGGACATGCTGCAGGAGTGGCTGCCCAAGAAGACCAAGCGCCGCCGCGTCACCGTGGCCGAAGCGCGCCGCATCCTGCTGCAGGACGAGCTGGACAAGCTCGTCAACATGGATGAGGTGATCAACGAGGCGCTGGACCGCGTCGAGGATACGGGAATCATCTTCCTGGACGAGGTCGACAAGATCGCCGGCGAGCGCAGCGCCGCGGGCGGCCCCGACGTGTCGCGCGAGGGCGTGCAGCGGGACCTTCTTCCCGTCGTGGAGGGTTCCACCGTGCAGACCAAGTACGGCATGGTGCGCACGGACCACATGCTGTTCATCGCCGCCGGCGCGTTCCACGTCAGCAAGCCGTCAGACATGATTCCGGAGCTGCAGGGGCGCTTTCCCATCCGGGTGGAGCTCACCAGCCTTACGGAAGACGACTTCGTCCGCATCCTCAAGGAGCCCAAGCACGCGCTGGTGTCGCAGTACCGCGCGCTTGCGGCCGCGGACGGCGCCGAGCTGGTGTTTACGGACGATGGCGTGCGCGAGGTGGCCCGCACGGCCGCGCAGCTCAACGAGCGCATGGAGAACATCGGCGCGCGGCGGCTGCACACCGTCCTGACCACGCTGCTGGAAGACGTGATGTTCGAGCTTCCCGACATGGCCGAAAAGACGATCACCGTGGATGCCGACCGCGTCCGCGACCGTCTCAAGGGCATCGTGGAAGACGAGGACCTCCGCAAGTTCATCCTCTGA
- a CDS encoding DMT family protein, whose product MSATILKTVGLLLLSNVFMTFAWYAHLKDLSTKPWIVAALASWGIALFEYLLQVPANRIGYTALTLPQLKIMQEVIALAVFVPFAVLYMKQPISLNYLWAACCMAGAVYFVFRG is encoded by the coding sequence ATGAGTGCTACGATTCTGAAGACGGTGGGGCTGCTGCTGCTGTCGAACGTGTTCATGACGTTCGCGTGGTACGCGCACCTCAAGGACCTCAGCACCAAGCCGTGGATCGTGGCGGCGCTGGCCAGCTGGGGGATCGCGCTGTTCGAGTACCTGCTGCAGGTGCCCGCCAACCGCATCGGCTACACGGCGCTCACGCTGCCGCAGCTCAAGATCATGCAGGAAGTGATCGCCCTGGCGGTGTTCGTCCCCTTCGCCGTCCTGTACATGAAGCAGCCCATCTCCCTCAACTACCTGTGGGCGGCGTGCTGCATGGCGGGCGCGGTGTACTTCGTTTTCCGGGGATGA